In Cataglyphis hispanica isolate Lineage 1 chromosome 8, ULB_Chis1_1.0, whole genome shotgun sequence, the DNA window taatttatataaataagaataaaaaaatatatcattgtaaagagtaaaaaaaaacaataatgaaatgaaactcttaaagaataattgaaaatagtttttcacaaaattatctttattaatatccatctcttatcgcgaaattaaaaaatgaaagaataacgATATCAGGTacgaaaagaaagataaatccTATTAATGGTAATCTTGCGAATTCACACGCGAATTTTTTCGCGCAGTCTCGGTACCGATCGCAACAATATGAAGCATTATGTACGTTTACGTCGTCAAGACGACGCAATTCGCTTTTTAGTACGTGTACTTGCCCCATGTACTTATCCTCGTCTTGACAACAATCGTCGAAGAAAAATCACGCtcctacataaaaaaaaaatgtctttgcATTCCACACCTAtcctatatttaaatatgggCGGTGAAATGCTATACATTTTGCGACAGAGACTGAAGGCGCAAAAAATCGACGCTGACAAAACAATACAAGGCGAGAATGAGcatgcttaaaatatttcgaaaatatctcataaatactttatttgcacatatacttaaataattatgcttaaataatttatgttctcTACACATGTGTGTTGTTAAGGtagtgataatttatttatgattttttatgatgatcttataaaaatttttcgcaacTGTATctcatatgtatttatttgtatatcgaattttaactttaaatattttaaaataagtatgtaaaattaaaatcttgctAAGATTTATtactatctctttttatttattataattaacttttaaaagttaaaacattataataaaaatgtttatatgtattattattccttAGGAAAATCTTAATGTTAAgtttgatgaatatttatttaataattttatatgctctatcattttaatgtaatgtaatgtagcaacattaaaaatttaggaagataaagaatcataaatattaatgtttcatcaaaacgttaaattaattatagtattgGACGATGTAACTGCTGCTTTACTCAATCCTAAGATATTGTCGTCGATATTCGTGGAGTCACCAATGATCGGTGTATCACACTTGCGCACCACCTTGGAGAATGTTGTTCTCTCATCCATCATGAAGCTAGATAGAAATAGTATGGACAAACTATTCGATCTGATGATTATGATGgtcaaatatcaattaaaggCAGCCACTGGACCAAGGGAGGTCATTCTCATTATTCTGAACCACATAGACGGGATACGCAATATGGTCAGCGATGCGAATGCGCAAAAGTGCGTCACCCTGGTGCAAGAGATGGTCGTTGACGTGAGTATAACATCTCATTTTAACGGGATATACAGAGAACCAACAATTAACTAATTCATCTCTTCTTTAACGAGTAGTTCTATGGCTGTCTGACTTTCGAAGAGGTCTGGAGAGCACGGGAAAGTTGTCTAAAGGAATTGGAATCGTATCATGTACGAGTCTCGATTCTCCTGCGACGTGGTCTACAGAATGAGGACGCCAGCTTTAATCTTACACCTCATGGGTATAATGAGAGATATGTAGAGCACAGGAATACTCTGGGAACCATGAAGATGAAAGACGTGAGCCCTGAAATGTGCTGTGGCGGATCTTTTGATACTTTCGGTGACAGAAAAACATTATTAGGCAAAAACATGTAAGACGAAGAGTATCCAGTATTCAATTCTGTAGCATTGtgccaattataattatcttgtttTGCATTAGATATTTACCGACATATGGTGTAACAGGAAGGCAAGACAATCAACAGTTCTTGAAAGATTGTGGTGCGAAAGCGGAATTAGGTATGCTAGCTATTCAGCTAGGAACCGAAGAAACCAATTATGAGAGACCATTCACACTTAATCTACTGTCAAATGTGGACGAAGAGAATGTAAATaacacgaataaaaaaatcgatgctGAAGGAAACAACACTAAACGAAACAATGCAGAAAACGAGAAGCCAAAATTGAACGAGGATTATAAAGCCAAACTGGACAATGTATACGCGGATTTTTTCGAAGACGAACAGGAAACTTTGAAACGCAGCATGGATTTGCTCGATCTCCTCGACGAGATCGAATGATTTGACTGATGAAATTTGCAACCGCAGttatttcttctatatttttcccACATACTTATTACACTTCgcgatatttttgctaaaaataaacatttctttacATTCTCTTATTTGACAAAAAGTGGGTCGTTTTACATGAATTGTACAAAACAGCATGCATACATTACACAATAttgtaatgattttaaatgcattGATGCAAGTTCtgagagaatagaaaaaacaaattctatatatacaaatacataaaaagattttaagatttcgttaaatctaaaatgtatttaacgCCCATCCGACCGTCGATACTGACCGCCTTAACGATAGCTTCTTGATACTCGTAGAAGGGAATCAATTTATGTGGTGGCGGTTGTAATTTCTTCTCTGCAAAGAGAGTTGCTAAATTCTTGaacatattttctctttcctggCATTCCATATTTGCGTTTGTCCAGGCTGTCATCCAAAATcctttaaatgatatattctgCAAGTATATGTGGTAcgaattatacttttatatcttttgcaatgtttataattttctagatagttttttattactttaaaaataagtgcAGATATTGGTATGGTCAATGGCTCCCGAGACATGCCTCCATAAGTCACCATAATACCATCTTGAGCGAGATGTTTCAGCACTTCGTGCGCACTTTTCCCACCGATACAGTTGAGAGCTAATTTGGGTGCAGGTAACTTTTTACTTTTGAATAGTTGTGTATTCCGAACTTCATCTTCGGTCAAAACTTCATCCGCTCCTATGCTTTTCAGTTGATTctgaatagaattaatattatgtgcataatgtaatattattgtgtatattatatttaatataatattgtagaaagattataattataatattgtacctTCAATTCCTGTATATTTGGCCTGTCTCTAACAACACTGACAGACTTGTAATTCCATACTTTACATAATTGAATGACAAATTGACCAACTGCAGAATTACCACCATTTTGTATCACAGTATCTCCAGGCTTCAGCGAAACATAATCTTTCAGCATTCTATATGCCGTACATGGATTTACATTCATCATACTGGCTACAATTAGATCAACACCACTTGGCATCTgtaaaatcagaaataatgCAAGCGGCAAATATAATATGCCACAAAGGTGTTGTAATAATAGTACACGCACCTTCATAACAtccttaaaattataattagctaGCGTTCTCCATGTTCCAAAATTAGGGCCATTTGGTACCACCTTATCTCCAATGTGCAAGGTTTGCACATTGGAACCAACTGCTACTATCTCTCCGACTCCTTCATTTCCTGGTATTGCTGGTAATGGAGGTTTGCTAGGATATTTTCCTTGTATTGTGTTTATATCAGCTGGATTCACTGGGGCTAGTAGCCATTTTATGGATACCTTTATCGTGAAaaagacaattaaattatacaacaattagaaaataataaacaaaaaagctaacagaattaaaataataatatttacttgatCGCTCGCTGGTTGTTCTACCGTTTGAGTGGTTACTTGAAGAACTTCGACGGGATCGCCGTATTCCTTATACAATAAAGATTTTACACAATCAGCGTTAGTTGCAGCACTCATTTCTCGAATGCTCATTAATCTGCTTTTGATTAATCGTGAAGTCAGCGAAATAGACAAAGTCAGCTTGCCTCCAAACCACATAACCATGTTGATGAATCACGCTCTTGatgtttgataatattaagagCATTGATAAGATAATTACAAATCACTGTAGCAATCGTCAATAGATTGCGAAATGCGAaaataactttcaaaaattcaacattttcTTGACAATCTAaacttaaatatgttttaaatattaaattaatcctcTCTTGTTACAGAGGGGAGAGAAGCTGTAAATCAGTTGTCAATGTTGTCATGCGTCACGCGTTCTTGCTAGCGAGCTAGCGTCTAGCGAATTATTAggcggaaaaaagaaaaaatagttaaatcctttgattagataaatttttttttagacctttaataaataaattccaacattatttttaataaatttttatttaaatctttttgccgttatttttaaataatacttatgctaaaatatgaaatatggtatatatataaaacagtgagaaatatatatgtggaaatatattaagatattttatatatttacattgttttAGAATCGTTtactgttaaaaaatatttgtttctgaaaaatctcttatataatacatttgttatcacagtaataaattttagtacTTAAGATATTAAACTTGTTTTCAAATAACATTATCTAATCTAAAATCCAATAGTTATTGCTTCACAattctactatatatattgtaaaataattatcaaattaattaatataataataagaaatataataaattataattatcttcaatttctttttgtgcatttgatatatatataatattctcaaattaataatcaagagaaattataatttaatataattatataatttagttctCTTGTATGTCTTCTTTCTTTACCaatcaagattttaaaaattgtctattcgtatttatttttgttataaggTAGTTGATGTGACAGCGCTAACACCGTGCACTAAAACTGTCGGCGGTAAATCCACAGTCAATTCCGTCAATAACTGCAGATACTGTCGATAAATGTCATCCTCGTCCCAGGTGCTCGAAGCTGGTGGTGCAGgcagataaataaatgtcgTTGCAGTTTGAGAGGAATGTTGTCTTATCAGTTGATTAACGCTAAAAAAccaaaggaaaaaaagtaagagaaattattgtaGTCaacaacgagaaaaaaatgtattcaaaaaattatgatgtttACCCCAATATATAAGCTCGGGACATATTACTCAAAGCACTATTGGTCTCGGTACTTGATtcatattgattttttgattCCAGCAGAGATCTGCCCTTTAATCCTCGAACTTGCTCTCCCCATTCCGGAATCCTTTTAATTGACGCAGAAATTCGTAGCAAATTTAACGATTTCCGTATTCTATGCTCGTTCGAGATTCTCGGATGTTCATTCATTGAATTGCAGGAATCCGAGATATTTAAGCTTCCGCTGCCATCCGCGATTTCACAATGGAACACTCTGAGATGCAAGTTCTTCCAATTAGATACCATGTTAATAATGCACGCGAGCTGAAGCATGAATAACGATGTTGTGTCGAATGGATCTTGATCGGTCGGTTGAAAGAAATTAACCGGCCACACGTCTATGTATTTCAGATTTGAATTTCTGAAAAcagacatatatatgattacgCAACAATTACGcggaaacaaatattttgttatgagAAATTTGTACTCACTTTGTTAATTGTGCTTTATTTAACAGATGAAAGTTCCTACATAgacacaaatttttcttcattctcaGAATATCCGAGCACATACCGACATATTGGATCGGATCCAGATTCTTTTCACTCGTTGCTTGTCTCAGAGGGAATATAGCGTTATTCGGAAGCGTCATGGTATTTTCAAATATCGTCGTCGCATATTGAGAATCGAGGAAAAAGTTCCTTGGCGTTTCTTCGTCATAAAAACCAAGAACGATCGTGTTTGGTTTCATCGCGCCCATTCCGGACAGTCTTATTAAATGTTGCATGCCTTCGCGCACTGTTTTCGTCACTGTTAATTCGACGAAGGCCTTAACTCTCATGTGGTCAACTAAACTTAGCCAGTGCGGATATTCATCTATCGTAGGATCACTATTCTGACCAGCAAATTCGCCAACCTTCACGTGTCCGATAACGTAGAGTCCCccttttttcaaatcattcACAAAATCGATGAGAGGACAAGCGGAGCGCGGGGACGCGACCATCAGTAGCATCTGCGGACGCCAGAATTTGACGTGATCCTTGCGCGAGTCCAAcatcaacaaatattttcggACTTGATGAAATATCAACGCTTGAGATATGCTGCCCCACGGAGCATTTTTACTCGGCGAGAATAAATGCAGTACAATGATCAAGATTAAGCATAATATTATACTGCTGGAAGCGTAAATGCTGTTGATTACAAACATCATTATCAGCGTCCCGAGTAGACCTATAGTTGCCGTATACCatgtaaagtaattaaatgttGGTCTGCAAGAAAGATTTAGGCATTCGTgagatgcaaattatatataattgtatatttaaaaaaatatataaatagaataccTAAAATTTGGTGCACTAGCGAGTTCCAGTCCAAGACACGCAAGATTAGTAGCGAGATAACTTAACAAAAACAGTACCGAATTAATTTGAGCGATAGTATTTAATGAACCGATGAGTAAAATCGTCTGTACCAAAACCCACGAAGTTAATACTGCTGCTATCGGATTACCACGCCAAGTAccttgtattataaaatttaatcctgAACCTAGAGATacgagaaataaaacaaagatatttaattgagatatttaagaattagactctctcttatattttgCCACTAATTATTTACCAAATACATTGTCCTTGGCCAATGCTTCCAATACTCTGCTGGAACCTATCAGATTGCTTAAACCAGCGCTAAAAGTTGCTGTGAGAATGCCGACGGCGACAAATGGTGGCCAAATATTAATCGGCATCATGTATATGaagttattttgcaataaaaagcgGCTGGTGGTAGCGGCCGTCAATACAGATAGCAAAATATAGCacacaaatgtaaataataccGCGGATAATGTTCCACGGGGAATATTCCGCCCAGGATTTTTCAGTTCACCTGTTAATCGTTGAACAGATAAGTTAATTATGTCAgacataaatgaataattttatttaccgcTCATATTGGCTCCGGCCATTATTCCAGTTACACCACTAAACAATACACCAAATACACTCGCAAAGTTTGTGATAGTGCCTCCGCTTGAATAATCGGCGCTATAATTCGAATAGAGATTGCTAGAAAGCGTAGAAGATAGTAGACCTGTGTAACTTCCATTTACATGTTCTGTTAAATTTTGTACCAATGTATTTGCATCTGGTATTGGTATCTGAAGGGGcgtatcataaatattcattttaactcaaataaaatattaaatgacaatatgtaaaatatattttttattcaggtATATCGTGGAATATTTACCTCCATCGCGCCTTGTGTCAGGAAACTAATAAAGACGCTACTTAGGCAAATGCAGACAATCGCCAAAATTATAACACTGGTTTTCGCAAACATTGCGGCTCCGATAAGGCATACTACAAGATTAGCGGTGTTCAATACGGAACAATACAAAAATCTCCACCATCGACCATCCGGTATAAGCCCACTTTTACCGCTCAAATAACCGGATGGACCAAAATTTTCGACCAAACCCTCAGCACATCCAGAAATGCAAAGTGCACTGGATACTATATTGGCCATAAAAAAGAGGGTGCCGATAGAACCACCAAATTCAGGCCCTAATGTACGACTAATcataactgaaaaaaaattaataggaaaatattcttatttttagatttagctcccagaaaattttatagatccCAATTTATAGAtgaatttctttcaattacaTATTATGATATCGTGGCAAATATATGCAGATGTAACTTGATCTATTGATAAGCTATCTCAAAATAACGAGTTAGTCAAGTTAGTCGtggttatataaataatacatagctgccagataaataatatgtagctGCCATTACTGTTCACAATGAGAAAAGGATACAATAAGCACCACCACCCTCCACGGCGCCATTTGTTGAAATAGCACAAACAGACGCGACTGTGAATAACAAAATACCATAtgctataataaattgaactaGAGTGACGAGTAATC includes these proteins:
- the LOC126851413 gene encoding protein OSCP1; its protein translation is MVILRIHTRIFSRSLGTDRNNMKHYVRLRRQDDAIRFLVRVLAPCTYPRLDNNRRRKITLLHKKKMSLHSTPILYLNMGGEMLYILRQRLKAQKIDADKTIQVLDDVTAALLNPKILSSIFVESPMIGVSHLRTTLENVVLSSIMKLDRNSMDKLFDLMIMMVKYQLKAATGPREVILIILNHIDGIRNMVSDANAQKCVTLVQEMVVDFYGCLTFEEVWRARESCLKELESYHVRVSILLRRGLQNEDASFNLTPHGYNERYVEHRNTLGTMKMKDVSPEMCCGGSFDTFGDRKTLLGKNIYLPTYGVTGRQDNQQFLKDCGAKAELGMLAIQLGTEETNYERPFTLNLLSNVDEENVNNTNKKIDAEGNNTKRNNAENEKPKLNEDYKAKLDNVYADFFEDEQETLKRSMDLLDLLDEIE
- the LOC126851416 gene encoding enoyl-[acyl-carrier-protein] reductase, mitochondrial-like gives rise to the protein MVMWFGGKLTLSISLTSRLIKSRLMSIREMSAATNADCVKSLLYKEYGDPVEVLQVTTQTVEQPASDQVSIKWLLAPVNPADINTIQGKYPSKPPLPAIPGNEGVGEIVAVGSNVQTLHIGDKVVPNGPNFGTWRTLANYNFKDVMKMPSGVDLIVASMMNVNPCTAYRMLKDYVSLKPGDTVIQNGGNSAVGQFVIQLCKVWNYKSVSVVRDRPNIQELKNQLKSIGADEVLTEDEVRNTQLFKSKKLPAPKLALNCIGGKSAHEVLKHLAQDGIMVTYGGMSREPLTIPISALIFKNISFKGFWMTAWTNANMECQERENMFKNLATLFAEKKLQPPPHKLIPFYEYQEAIVKAVSIDGRMGVKYILDLTKS
- the LOC126851384 gene encoding solute carrier family 12 member 9; amino-acid sequence: MIASEVGSTNADSVNVRITSEKAPLIHGRGVFQRLSNIFKIGRTAHTEGDGYVEFGNLGIDGTRTLGTFAGVFSPVTLSMFSALVFIRMGYIVGNAGLLVTLVQFIIAYGILLFTVASVCAISTNGAVEGGGAYFMISRTLGPEFGGSIGTLFFMANIVSSALCISGCAEGLVENFGPSGYLSGKSGLIPDGRWWRFLYCSVLNTANLVVCLIGAAMFAKTSVIILAIVCICLSSVFISFLTQGAMEIPIPDANTLVQNLTEHVNGSYTGLLSSTLSSNLYSNYSADYSSGGTITNFASVFGVLFSGVTGIMAGANMSGELKNPGRNIPRGTLSAVLFTFVCYILLSVLTAATTSRFLLQNNFIYMMPINIWPPFVAVGILTATFSAGLSNLIGSSRVLEALAKDNVFGSGLNFIIQGTWRGNPIAAVLTSWVLVQTILLIGSLNTIAQINSVLFLLSYLATNLACLGLELASAPNFRPTFNYFTWYTATIGLLGTLIMMFVINSIYASSSIILCLILIIVLHLFSPSKNAPWGSISQALIFHQVRKYLLMLDSRKDHVKFWRPQMLLMVASPRSACPLIDFVNDLKKGGLYVIGHVKVGEFAGQNSDPTIDEYPHWLSLVDHMRVKAFVELTVTKTVREGMQHLIRLSGMGAMKPNTIVLGFYDEETPRNFFLDSQYATTIFENTMTLPNNAIFPLRQATSEKNLDPIQYVGMCSDILRMKKNLCLCRNFHLLNKAQLTKNSNLKYIDVWPVNFFQPTDQDPFDTTSLFMLQLACIINMVSNWKNLHLRVFHCEIADGSGSLNISDSCNSMNEHPRISNEHRIRKSLNLLRISASIKRIPEWGEQVRGLKGRSLLESKNQYESSTETNSALSNMSRAYILGVNQLIRQHSSQTATTFIYLPAPPASSTWDEDDIYRQYLQLLTELTVDLPPTVLVHGVSAVTSTTL